One genomic region from Apodemus sylvaticus chromosome 1, mApoSyl1.1, whole genome shotgun sequence encodes:
- the Muc5ac gene encoding mucin-5AC: MGVGRRKLVPFLVLALALACSQHTGQAQQDTLKSVHEHRSDFSHPQGHVGTPLDRVTIIPPLKTIPVVRALNPAHTRQVCSTWGNFHYKTFDGQVFYFPGLCNYVFSAHCGDAYEDFNIQLRRGQESNSTTLSRVTMKLDGLVVELTKSSVLVNNRPVQLPFSQSGVLIELSNGYVKVVARLGLLFMWNDDDSLLLELDTKYTNKTCGLCGDFNGSPNSSEFLSHNVRLTPLEFGNLQKMDGPTEQCQDPLPVSQKNCSTRSGVCEKILKGQLFSDCAALVDISSYLEACWQDLCLCESSDPSDCICHTLAEYSRQCAHAGGQPQDWRGPSLCSQTCPLNMQHQECGSPCVDTCSNPQRSQVCEDHCVAGCFCPEGMVLDDVNQTGCVPVSQCACLYNGTFYAPGTNYSTDCTNTCSGGQWSCQEVPCSGACSVLGGSHISTFDERQYTVHGDCTYVLSKPCNSNAFTVLTELRKCGLTESETCLKTVTLNLGGGQTVVTVKATGEVFVNQIYTQLPVSTANVTFFRPSTFFIIGQTNLGLQLEIQLNPIMQVSVRLTPELRGLTCGLCGNFNSMQADDFQTISGVVEGTAAAFFNTFKTQAACPNVKNIFEDPCSLSVENEKYALHWCSQLTNASGPFSQCHATVNPSTFFSNCMFDTCNCEKSEDCMCAALSSYVRACAAKGVLLSDWRDGICPKATITCPKSMTYQYHISTCQPTCRSLNEEDVTCHISFIPVDGCTCPKGTFLDDSGKCVQATSCPCYYKGSTVPNGESVHDSGAVCTCTQGALTCIGGPAPTPVCDAPMIYFDCRNATLGDTGAGCQKSCHTLDMTCYSSECVPGCVCPNGLVADGNGGCVVAEDCPCVHNEATYRPGETIQVGCNNCTCENRMWRCTDKPCLATCAVYGDGHYITFDGQRYSFNGDCEYTLLQDNCGGNGSSQDAFRVVTENIPCGTTGTTCSKGIKIFLGNYELKLSDSKMEVVQKDAGQEPPYFVHQMGNYLVVETDIGLVLLWDKKTSIFLRLSPEFKGKVCGLCGNFDDNAINDFTTRSQSVVSDMLEFGNSWKLSPSCPDVLVSEDPCTANPYRKSWAQKQCSIINSATFSACHAHVEPAKYYEACVNDACACDSGGDCECFCTAVAAYAQACHEVGVCVSWRTPDICPLFCDYYNPEGQCEWHYQPCGAPCMRTCQNPTGQCLQDLRGLEGCYPKCPPTAPIFDEGTMQCVSNCTVTPSPLPPHPCRVNGKLYWPGASVPSDKNCHSCFCTESGVNCTHDAGACVCTYNGQQYHHGDIIYHTTDGMGGCISAHCLANGTIDRRVDTCSSTTSTPPTTFSFSTPLVMTSMRPSSTHSSPTPSVVYPGSPSKVASTTSSILSVKTPATGPSLTTSTSASTVTTSGCQEECLWSPWMDVSHPGRGIDSGDFDTLENLRAHGYQICQVPKAVECRAEDSPDAPLHELQQSLECSTTVGLTCYNRDQESGLCDNYQIKVQCCTPISCPTSSGHTQTTHLIASRTTTMGDTTSSVPVTSTEHAYSTVTSGPSPLSSVPSSPAPAPSTPVAVTSTTVKTTLTTTSPTPEPTPATSSVSISTSGSTRASFETTHECKQELCHWTDWIDGSYPGPSRDSGDFDTFVNLRSKGYKFCEKPQNVECRAQFFPNTPLEELGQVVTCSREEGLLCLNKNQLPPICYNYEIRIECCTVVNNCSTASTTTHPPSHGVSTKTKPSWTTTVYSSSTKDTRSHSAVTDTKTLVSGNSHTTTQPLTTNCQPQCNWTKWFDTDFPVPGSHGGDLETYSNILRSGERLCHRPEEITQLQCRAENSPEVDIKDLGQVVQCDPSVGLVCNNRDQGGNSGMCLNYEVRVLCCHVPEGCPTTTHATLVSTSSETVTSSTPGTTSMHTASSTSMSQTMTTVVQTDSTTSVSHMSSPATGKGSTAHKTQSSSTPIGETSTISTSPSSGSPATGKGSTAHKTQTSSTPIGETSTISTTSIPQTSSPSKGRVSTTLRPQSSSTPSGETSTTSTTQTSTASGPTASTVTTSTSQTSSPNTGKGSTAHKTQSSSTPIGETSTISTSPSSGQSAHTTFVGKTSTLSVPGTSTTSVPTSTTASTSSTAQTSSTPIGETSTISTTQTSTASGPTASTVDTRTSSLQTDSTTSTSQTRSPNTGKGSTAHKTQTSSTPIGETSTISTTSIPQTSSPSKGRVSTTLRPQSSSTPSGETSTISITQTSTASGPTASTVSTRDTSITSGHKASPTSKPKPTPTSSTIPTRDTRTSSLQTDSTTSTSQTSSPNTGKGSTAHKTQSSSTPIGETSTISTSPSSGQTAHTTFVGKTSTLSVPGTSTTSVPTSTTGPMLYSEVTYSPVTTHCQPQCNWTKWFDTDLPVPGPHGGDLETYSNILRSGERLCQRPEEITQLQCRAENSPEVDIKDLGQVVQCDPSVGLVCNNRDQGGNSGMCLNYEVRVLCCHVPEGCPTTTHATLVSTSSETVTSSTPGTTSMHTASSTSMPQTMTTLVQTDSTTSVSHMSSPATGKGSTAHKTQTNSTPIGETSTSSVHTASTVSTRGMVHKSTRSVQTASTSSTAQTSSTPIGETSTISTTQTSAASGPTASTVSTRDTSITSGHKASPTSKPKPTPTSSTISTRDTRTSSLQTDSTTSTSQTSSPNTGKGSTAHKTQSSSTPIGETSTISTSPSSGQTAHTTFMGKTSTLFVPGTSTTSVPTSTTGPTLYSEVTYSPVTTHCQPQCNWTKWFDTDFPVPGPHGGDLETYSNILSSGERLCHQPEEITQLQCRAKNYPEIDIKDLGQVVQCDPSVGLVCNNRNQGGHSEMCLNYEVRVLCCHVPEGCPRTDRTPVTLSHKPSFPVVSPTSVSPSSSTSPRVHSTTPCFCSVSGQLYPLGSIIYNQTDLDGYCYYSICSQDCQVVKSVSQACPSTTPSPTPTLSPSTAPPVTERDRCNVFPPRLKGETWPMPNCSQATCEGNNIISLSPRQCPELKEPSCANGYPPLKVDDQDGCCQHYQCQCVCSGWGDPHYITFDGTYYTFLDNCTYVLVQQIVPVFGKFRVLIDNYFCDLGDSVSCPQSIIVEYHQDRVVLTRRPVSGVMTNQIIFNNKVVSPGFQQNGIVVSRVGIKMYVTIQEIGVQVMFSGLIFSVEVPFNLFANNTEGQCGTCTNDKKDECRLPGGSITSSCSEMSLHWKVPNQPSCQGPPPTPTSVIPKPSPTPCPPSPLCWLIISDVFKLCHDVIPPWQFYEGCLFDACHKLDLEVVCSALELYASLCAAQGVCIPWRSHTNNTCPFTCSDNSVYQPCGPSNSHYCYRSDDISPSLILQEAGPKTEGCFCPDNMTLFSTNHSVCVPSCQWCLGPHGEPVEPGHTISIDCQDCICKEATLTCRRKFCPQPTCPEPGFVPVPAALESGQCCPQYSCACNSSHCPPPLYCPKNSSLIVTYEEGACCPSQNCYSQYIFWTGHKGCEVNGTLYQPGDVVSSSLCERCLCEVSSNTLSDVFVVNCETELCNTQCPKGFEYQAMPEQCCGQCVQKTCPFKNSSNSTHYYQPGELWSEPGNPCMTHKCEKIQDVFMVVTMKIECPKINCAPGQAQLREDGCCYDCLGLPQKCTVHQRQQIIHQQNCSSEGPVSISYCQGNCGDSTSMYSLEANTVEHTCECCQELQTSQRNVTLHCDDGSSRTFSYTQVEKCGCLGQRCHGPGDTSYAESSEQEFKSKESEEHGQQSAVRVSDDMRGPF, encoded by the exons ATGGGTGTCGGCCGGAGAAAGTTGGTCCCATTCTTGGTCCTAGCCCTGGCCCTGGCCTGCAGCCAACACACAG GTCAGGCCCAACAGGACACTCTGAAATCGGTCCATGAACACCGCTCTGACTTCTCTCACCCTCAAGGGCATGTTG GTACTCCACTCGATAGGGTGACCATCATCCCACCTCTGAAGACCATTCCTGTGGTACGAG CCCTCAACCCAGCACATACCAGGCAGGTGTGCAGCACCTGGGGCAACTTCCACTACAAGACCTTTGATGGGCAGGTCTTCTACTTCCCTGGCCTCTGTAACTATGTGTTCTCTGCGCACTGTGGGGATGCCTATGAGGACTTCAATATCCAGCTACGTCGTGGCCAGGAGTCTAATTCCACCACTCTGAGCAGGGTCACCATGAAGCTTGATGGCCTAGTGGTTGAGCTGACCAAGAGCTCCGTCTTAGTCAACAACCGCCC GGTCCAGCTGCCCTTCAGCCAGTCCGGGGTCCTCATTGAGCTCAGCAATGGCTACGTAAAGGTGGTGGCTAGGCTGGGCCTGCTCTTCATGTGGAATGACGATGACAGTCTTCTG CTGGAGCTGGACACCAAATATACCAACAAGACTTGTGGTCTCTGTGGAGACTTTAATGGCAGTCCAAATTCCAGCGAGTTCCTCTCCCACA ATGTCAGGCTGACACCCCTTGAGTTTGGGAACCTTCAGAAGATGGACGGCCCCACAGAACAGTGCCAAGACCCCCTCCCTGTGTCCCAGAAGAACTGTTCCACCAGATCT GGCGTCTGTGAAAAGATCCTGAAAGGTCAGCTGTTCTCAGACTGTGCAGCCTTGGTGGACATCAGCAGCTACCTGGAGGCTTGCTGGCAGGacctctgtctctgtgagagCTCGGACCCGTCTGACTGCATCTGCCATACCTTGGCTGAGTACTCCCGGCAGTGTGCCCATGCTGGAGGACAGCCCCAGGACTGGAGGGGTCCCAGCCTCTGCT CCCAGACATGCCCCCTCAACATGCAGCACCAGGAATGTGGCTCTCCCTGTGTGGACACCTGCTCCAACCCCCAGCGTTCCCAGGTCTGTGAGGACCACTGTGTTGCTGGCTGCTTCTGTCCTGAGG GTATGGTGCTTGATGACGTCAACCAGACAggctgtgtccctgtgtcccagTGTGCCTGCCTGTACAATGGGACATTTTATGCACCGGGTACCAATTACTCTACTGACTGCACCAA CACATGCTCTGGAGGTCAGTGGAGCTGCCAGGAAGTCCCATGCTCTGGCGCCTGCTCAGTACTGGGAGGCTCCCACATCTCCACATTTGATGAAAGACAATACACTGTACATGGGGACTGCACCTACGTGCTGAGCAAG CCCTGTAATAGTAATGCCTTCACTGTCCTGACTGAGCTGCGGAAGTGTGGACTGACTGAAAGTGAGACTTGTCTGAAGACTGTGACCTTGAACCTGGGTGGGGGGCAGACG GTGGTCACGGTGAAAGCCACAGGAGAGGTCTTTGTGAACCAGATCTATACCCAGTTGCCGGTGTCTACAG CCAACGTTACCTTCTTCCGGCCTTCAACATTCTTCATCATTGGTCAGACCAATCTGGGTTTGCAGCTTGAGATCCAGCTGAATCCCATTATGCAAGTGTCTGTGCGTCTGACACCTGAGCTCAGGGGGCTAACCTGCG GGCTCTGTGGTAACTTCAACAGTATGCAGGCTGATGACTTCCAGACCATCAGTGGGGTTGTGGAGGGCACAGCAGCTGCTTTCTTCAACACCTTCAAGACTCAGGCGGCTTGTCCCAATGTCAAGAATATCTTTGAGGACCCCTGCTCGCTCAGCGTGGAGAATG AAAAGTATGCTCTGCACTGGTGTTCTCAGCTGACTAACGCCAGCGGCCCGTTTTCCCAGTGCCACGCCACCGTGAACCCTAGCACCTTCTTCTCG AACTGCATGTTTGACACATGCAACTGTGAGAAGAGTGAGGACTGCATGTGTGCAGCCCTGTCCTCCTATGTGCGTGCCTGTGCTGCCAAAGGCGTGCTGCTCAGTGACTGGAGGGACGGCATCTGCC CAAAGGCTACAATTACCTGTCCCAAGTCAATGACCTATCAATACCACATCAGCACCTGCCAGCCCACCTGCCGTTCTCTGAATGAGGAAGATGTCACCTGCCACATCAGCTTCATCCCTGTAGATGGCTGCACCTGCCCCAAAGGCACCTTCTTGGATGATTCGGGCAAATGTGTACAGGCCACCAGCTGTCCTTGCTACTACAAGGGATCCACAGTTCCCAATGGCGAGTCTGTGCATGACAGTGGGGCCGTTTG CACCTGCACCCAAGGAGCACTAACTTGTATCGGAGGTCCTGCCCCGACTCCAG TGTGTGATGCACCCATGATCTATTTTGACTGTCGCAATGCCACACTTGGTGACACTGGAGCTGGATGTCAGAAGAGCTGTCACACCCTAGACATGACCTGC TATAGCTCCGAGTGTGTGCCTGGCTGTGTGTGCCCGAATGGACTGGTGGCAGATGGCAATGGAGGCTGTGTTGTTGCTGAGGACTGTCCTTGTGTGCACAACGAGGCCACCTACAGGCCTGGGGAGACTATCCAAGTGGGCTGCAACAACTG CACCTGTGAGAACAGGATGTGGCGATGCACAGACAAGCCTTGCCTAGCCACCTGTGCCGTGTATGGGGACGGCCACTACATCACTTTTGATGGGCAGCGCTACAGTTTCAACGGGGACTGCGAGTACACACTGCTGCAG GACAACTGTGGTGGGAATGGCAGCTCCCAGGATGCCTTTCGTGTTGTCACTGAGAACATCCCCTGTGGTACTACAGGAACCACCTGCTCCAAGGGCATCAAGATCTTCCTAGGG AACTATGAGCTGAAGTTGAGTGACAGCAAGATGGAGGTGGTCCAGAAAGATGCAGGGCAGGAGCCCCCCTACTTTGTCCACCAGATGGGCAACTACCTGGTGGTGGAAACTGACATCGGCTTGGTGCTTTTGTGGGACAAGAAGACCAGCATCTTTCTCAGACTCAGCCCTGAGTTCAAG GGCAAGGTCTGTGGCCTGTGTGGGAACTTTGATGACAATGCCATCAATGACTTCACCACACGCAGCCAGTCTGTGGTCAGTGACATGCTGGAGTTTGGAAATAGCTGGAAGTTGTCTCCATCCTGCCCGGATGTCCTGGTGTCTGAAGACCCTTGCACTGCCAACCCTTACCGCAAGTCCTGGGCCCAAAAGCAATGCAGCATCATCAACAGTGCAACGTTCTCCGCTTGCCATGCTCAC GTGGAGCCAGCCAAGTACTATGAAGCTTGTGTGAATGACGCTTGTGCCTGTGACTCAGGGGGTGACTGCGAGTGCTTCTGCACTGCTGTGGCTGCCTATGCCCAGGCCTGCCATgaagtgggtgtgtgtgtgtcctggaggaCACCAGACATCTGCC CACTGTTCTGTGACTACTACAACCCAGAGGGTCAGTGTGAGTGGCACTACCAGCCGTGTGGGGCCCCCTGCATGCGCACCTGCCAGAACCCGACTGGACAGTGCCTACAAGATCTCCGCGGTCTGGAAG GATGTTACCCCAAGTGCCCACCAACAGCCCCCATCTTTGATGAGGGCACGATGCAGTGTGTATCCAACTGTACAGTCACCCCCTCACCTCTACCACCACATCCCTGCCGCGTCAATGGAAAGTTGTACTGGCCAGGTGCATCAGTACCTTCAGACAAAAACTGTCATTCCTG CTTTTGTACGGAGAGTGGTGTGAACTGTACCCACGATGCTGGTG CCTGTGTCTGTACCTACAACGGGCAACAGTACCATCATGGAGACATCATCTACCACACAACAGATGGCATGGGAGGCTGTATCTCTGCACACTGCCTGGCCAATGGGACCATCGACAGGAGAGTTGACACCTGTAGTTCCACCACCTCCACACCCCCCaccaccttctccttctccacaccGCTCG TCATGACCTCAATGCGACCCTCGAGCACACATTCTAGCCCTACCCCGAGTGTAGTGTACCCAGGGTCTCCAAGCAAGGTTGCGTCAACAACCAGCAGCATATTGTCTGTGAAGACCCCTGCCACAGGCCCTAGCTTGACCACATCTACTTCGGCCTCCACCGTAACGACATCAGGTTGCCAGGAGGAGTGCCTCTGGTCTCCCTGGATGGACGTCAGCCATCCTGGCCGTGGCATTGACAGCGGTGACTTTGACACTCTGGAGAACCTCCGTGCCCACGGCTACCAGATCTGTCAAGTGCCAAAAGCAGTGGAGTGCCGTGCTGAGGACAGCCCTGATGCGCCCCTTCATGAGCTGCAGCAGAGCCTGGAGTGTAGCACAACTGTAGGGCTGACCTGCTACAACAGGGATCAGGAGTCAGGGCTCTGTGACAACTACCAGATCAAAGTCCAGTGCTGTACCCCAATCAGCTGTCCAACCTCCAGTGGTCATACCCAGACCACCCATCTGATAGCCTCCAGGACAACGACCATGGGGGACACAACCTCCTCAGTCCCTGTCACCTCAACTGAGCATGCATACAGCACAGTTACCTCAGgtccttctcccctttcctcagTGCCTTCTTCAccagctccagctccatctaCTCCTGTCGCAGTCACTTCTACCACTGTTAAAACAACTCTGACCACAACTAGCCCAACACCAGAGCCAACTCCAGCCACATCATCTGTGTCCATCTCAACCTCAGGGTCTACCAGGGCGTCCTTTGAGACAACTCATGAGTGCAAACAGGAGCTTTGCCATTGGACCGATTGGATAGATGGCAGCTACCCTGGGCCCAGCAGAGACAGTGGAGATTTTGACACTTTTGTAAACCTGAGATCTAAAGGATACAAGTTCTGTGAGAAGCCACAAAATGTTGAGTGCAGGGCTCAATTCTTTCCCAACACACCACTGGAGGAGCTGGGGCAGGTGGTGACCTGCAGCCGAGAGGAGGGTTTGCTCTGTTTGAACAAGAACCAGCTGCCGCCCATTTGCTACAACTATGAGATCCGGATAGAGTGCTGCACAGTAGTAAACAACTGTTCCACAGCTTCAACTACCACACATCCCCCCTCACATGGAGTtagcacaaaaacaaaacccagctggACCACGACCGTGTATTCCTCTTCTACCAAGGACACCAGGAGTCACTCAGCAGTCACAGACACAAAGACCTTGGTCTCAGGTAATTCACACACAACCACTCAACCACTGACAACCAACTGCCAGCCTCAGTGCAACTGGACCAAGTGGTTTGACACGGACTTCCCAGTGCCCGGGTCACATGGAGGGGACCTGGAAACTTACAGCAACATCCTGAGGAGTGGAGAGAGACTCTGTCACCGGCCAGAGGAGATCACACAGTTGCAATGCAGGGCTGAGAACTCCCCTGAGGTAGATATAAAGGATCTGGGTCAGGTGGTGCAGTGCGACCCCAGTGTGGGCCTGGTGTGCAACAACAGGGACCAGGGTGGCAACTCTGGGATGTGCCTCAACTATGAGGTGCGAGTGCTGTGCTGTCACGTTCCTGAAGGCTGCCCCACCACCACACATGCCACTCTTGTCAGCACCTCAAGTGAGACTGTCACCAGCTCAACACCTGGCACCACTTCCATGCACACAGCAAGCAGCACCTCCATGTCCCAAACCATGACAACCGTTGTGCAGACTGACAGTACTACCTCTGTATCCCATATGAGCTCACCTGCCACAGGAAAAGGCAGCACTGCTCACAAAACCCAAAGCAGCTCAACACCTATAGGagaaaccagcaccatttctacCAGTCCCAGCTCTGG CTCACCTGCCACAGGAAAAGGCAGCACTGCCCACAAAACCCAAACCAGCTCAACCCCTATTGGAGAAACCAGCACCA TCAGCACCACCTCAATACCCCAAACCAGCTCACCCTCCAAAGGAAGAGTGAGCACCACCCTCAGACCCCAAAGCAGCTCGACCCCTAGTGGAGAAACCAGCACCACCTCTACAACCCAAACCAGCACAGCCTCAGGCCCAACAGCCAGCACAGT TACCACCTCCACATCCCAAACAAGTTCACCCAATACAGGAAAGGGCAGCACTGCCCACAAAACCCAAAGCAGCTCAACACCTATAGGagaaaccagcaccatttctacCAGTCCCAGCTCTGGGCAGTCTGCCCACACAACATTCGTGGGGAAAACCAGCACTCTCTCTGTTCCTGGAACCAGCACCACCTCTGTTCCTACCAGCACCACAG CCAGCACATCCTCCACAGCCCAAACCAGCTCAACACCTATAGGAGAAACCAGCACCATCTCTACAACCCAAACCAGCACAGCCTCAGGCCCAACAGCCAGCACAGT GGACACCAGGACCAGTTCTTTGCAGACAGACAGTACCACCTCCACATCCCAAACAAGGTCACCCAATACAGGAAAGGGCAGCACTGCCCACAAAACCCAAACCAGCTCAACCCCTATAGGAGAAACCAGCACCA TCAGCACCACCTCAATACCCCAAACCAGCTCACCTTCCAAAGGAAGAGTGAGCACCACCCTCAGACCCCAAAGCAGCTCGACCCCTAGTGGAGAAACCAGTACCATCTCTATAACCCAAACCAGCACAGCCTCAGGTCCAACAGCCAGCACAGTGTCCACCAGGGACACCAGCATCACCTCTGGGCACAAAGCTAGCCCAACATCCAAACCTAAACCCACACCAACCTCCAGCACCATTCCCACCAGGGACACCAGGACCAGTTCTTTGCAGACAGACAGTACCACCTCCACATCCCAAACAAGTTCACCCAATACAGGAAAGGGCAGCACTGCCCACAAAACCCAAAGCAGCTCAACACCTATAGGagaaaccagcaccatttctacCAGTCCCAGCTCTGGGCAGACGGCCCACACAACATTCGTGGGGAAAACCAGCACTCTCTCTGTTCCTGGAACCAGCACCACCTCTGTTCCTACCAGCACCACAGGTCCCATGCTTTATTCTGAGGTGACTTATTCCCCAGTGACCACCCACTGCCAGCCACAGTGCAACTGGACCAAGTGGTTTGACACGGACTTGCCAGTGCCCGGGCCACATGGAGGGGACCTGGAAACTTACAGCAACATCCTGAGGAGTGGAGAGAGACTCTGTCAGCGGCCAGAGGAGATCACACAGTTGCAATGCAGGGCTGAGAACTCCCCTGAGGTAGATATAAAGGATCTGGGTCAGGTGGTGCAGTGTGACCCCAGTGTGGGCCTGGTGTGCAACAACAGGGACCAGGGTGGCAACTCTGGGATGTGCCTCAACTATGAGGTGCGAGTGCTGTGCTGTCACGTTCCTGAAGGCTGCCCCACCACCACACATGCCACTCTTGTCAGCACCTCAAGTGAGACTGTCACCAGCTCAACACCTGGCACCACTTCCATGCACACAGCAAGCAGCACCTCCATGCCCCAAACCATGACAACCCTTGTGCAGACTGACAGTACTACCTCTGTATCCCATATGAGCTCACCTGCCACAGGAAAAGGCAGCACTGctcacaaaacccaaaccaactcAACCCCTATAGGAGAAACCAGCACCAGCTCTGTGCACACGGCAAGCACAGTGTCCACCAGAGGCATGGTCCACAAGAGTACCCGCTCTGTGCAGACAGCCAGCACATCCTCCACAGCCCAAACCAGCTCAACACCTATAGGAGAAACCAGCACCATCTCTACAACCCAAACCAGCGCAGCCTCAGGCCCAACAGCCAGCACAGTGTCCACCAGGGACACCAGCATCACCTCTGGGCACAAAGCTAGCCCAACATCCAAACCTAAACCCACACCAACCTCCAGCACCATTTCCACCAGGGACACCAGGACCAGTTCTTTGCAGACAGACAGTACCACCTCCACATCCCAAACAAGTTCACCCAATACAGGAAAGGGCAGCACTGCCCACAAAACCCAAAGCAGCTCAACACCTATAGGagaaaccagcaccatttctacCAGTCCCAGCTCTGGGCAGACTGCCCACACAACATTCATGGGGAAAACCAGCACTCTCTTTGTTCCTGGAACCAGCACCACCTCTGTTCCTACCAGTACCACGGGTCCCACGCTTTATTCTGAGGTGACTTATTCCCCAGTGACCACCCACTGCCAGCCACAGTGCAACTGGACCAAGTGGTTTGACACGGACTTCCCCGTACCCGGGCCACATGGAGGGGACCTGGAAACCTACAGCAATATCCTGAGTAGTGGAGAGAGACTCTGTCACCAGCCAGAGGAGATCACACAGTTGCAATGCAGGGCTAAGAACTATCCTGAGATAGATATAAAGGATCTGGGTCAGGTGGTGCAGTGTGACCCCAGTGTGGGCCTGGTGTGCAACAACAGGAACCAGGGTGGCCACTCTGAGATGTGTCTCAACTATGAAGTGCGAGTGCTGTGCTGTCATGTTCCTGAAGGCTGCCCCAGGACTGATCGGACTCCTGTGACATTGTCTCATAAGCCCTCATTTCCTGTTGTGTCACCAACATCTGTGTCCCCATCCTCGTCGACCAGCCCTAGGGTTCACTCTACTACCCCATGTTTCTGCAGCGTGTCAGGCCAGCTATACCCTTTGG GATCTATCATCTACAACCAGACAGACCTTGATGGCTACTGTTACTATTCCATATGCAGCCAGGACTGTCAGGTGGTCAAAAGTGTTAGTCAAGCCTGTCCCTCCACCACGCCATCCCCTACACCAACTCTATCTCCATCTACGGCTCCACCTGTCACTGAGCGGGATCGGTGCAATGTGTTTCCTCCAAGACTG AAAGGGGAGACTTGGCCCATGCCGAATTGTTCCCAAGCCACCTGTGAGGGCAACAATATCATCTCCCTGAGCCCACGCCAGTGCCCAGAGCTGAAGGAACCATCTTGTGCCAATGGGTACCCACCTCTGAAGGTGGATGACCAGGATGGATGCTGCCAGCACTACCAGTGCCAGT GTGTTTGCAGCGGCTGGGGTGACCCCCACTACATCACATTTGATGGCACCTACTACACTTTCCTGGATAACTGCACGTATGTGCTGGTGCAGCAGATCGTGCCCGTGTTTGGAAAGTTCCGTGTGCTCATTGACAACTACTTCTGTGACCTGGGAGACAGTGTTTCCTGCCCACAGTCCATCATTGTCGAGTACCACCAGGACCGAGTGGTGCTAACTCGCAGGCCAGTTAGCGGGGTCATGACCAACCAG ATCATCTTCAACAACAAGGTGGTCAGTCCTGGCTTCCAGCAGAACGGCATTGTCGTCTCCCGTGTGGGTATCAAGATGTATGTTACCATCCAAGAGATTGGTGTCCAGGTCATGTTTTCAGGGCTCATCTTCTCAGTCGAGGTGCCTTTCAACTTGTTTGCTAACAACACAGAGGGCCAGTGCG GCACTTGCACCAATGACAAAAAGGATGAGTGCCGCCTGCCTGGAGGTTCTATAACTTCCTCTTGTTCTGAGATGTCTCTCCACTGGAAGGTGCCCAACCAGCCTTCCTGCCAAGGGCCTCCACCAACTCCAACTTCAGTGATACCCAAGCCTTCACCTACTCCATGCCCACCATCGCCACTCTGTTGGCTCATCATAAGCGA TGTCTTCAAGCTCTGCCATGACGTCATCCCCCCGTGGCAGTTCTATGAAGGCTGCTTATTTGATGCGTGTCACAAGTTAGACCTGGAGGTGGTCTGCTCAGCCCTAGAGCTCTATGCATCACTCTGTGCAGCCCAAGGCGTGTGTATCCCTTGGAGAAGCCATACCAACAACACTTGCC CATTCACGTGCTCGGATAACAGCGTATACCAGCCTTGTGGCCCATCCAACTCTCACTACTGCTACCGGAGTGATGACATCAGCCCAAGCTT GATCCTTCAAGAGGCCGGACCCAAGACAGAGGGCTGCTTCTGTCCAGACAACATGACACTTTTCAGTACCAATCACTCAGTCTGTGTGCCTTCCTGCCAGT GGTGCCTGGGGCCTCATGGAGAACCCGTGGAG CCGGGCCACACCATCAGCATCGACTGTCAGGACTGCATCTGTAAGGAAGCCACGCTGACTTGCCGAAGGAAGTTCTGCCCCCAGCCGACCTGCCCAGAGCCTGGCTTCGTGCCGGTGCCTGCAGCTCTGGAGTCTGGCCAGTGCTGTCCCCAGTACAGCTGTG